One Gossypium hirsutum isolate 1008001.06 chromosome A08, Gossypium_hirsutum_v2.1, whole genome shotgun sequence genomic window, TTCTTCAATTTTATGttgaaaatagttaaaaaaacaaaaaacaaaagaaattaacttaccaattctGAGTGAATCATAAGGATTCTTGAACAAGAACATAAGCAACCTTATAGTCCTAAGATTAAACCTCTGGTAACCTGAAGACAGTGCCTGCTGCAACTCATATTCATCGATGAATCCACTTCGATCCCTATCTACCATTTGAAACGCCcttataacatctggagatgtTCCTGCTGGAAATCCGCCACCACTCGGCCCATAACTTGATGATGACGAAGGCGGCGGAGACGGCGTCGGGTACTGTCCGTAATAGCTCTGGTGCtgcggcggcggcggcggcggctGGTGGTGGTGGTCGTATGACTGTGGAGGCAGCTCCGGCGCCGATGGAGCCGTGGAATGAGATGAATAAGGCCTTGAAGTTGCCATttgatttcaaatttcaaatacaATTGATTTTTTGCTTTATggataatttgaaaaaaaaaattcaatttcaaagATCTTTGTGCAGAAAGTAGATTTCCAAGT contains:
- the LOC107949031 gene encoding probable calcium-binding protein CML48; translated protein: MATSRPYSSHSTAPSAPELPPQSYDHHHQPPPPPPQHQSYYGQYPTPSPPPSSSSSYGPSGGGFPAGTSPDVIRAFQMVDRDRSGFIDEYELQQALSSGYQRFNLRTIRLLMFLFKNPYDSLRIGPMEFAALWSCLGHWRAVFERFDRDRSGKIDLMELRDALYSLGYAIPPSVLQLLISKYDNGLNFDSFVECGMIVKGLTEKFKEKDSGYRGSATLSYDSFMSLVIPFLVSYD